From a single Leopardus geoffroyi isolate Oge1 chromosome E1, O.geoffroyi_Oge1_pat1.0, whole genome shotgun sequence genomic region:
- the MMP28 gene encoding matrix metalloproteinase-28 isoform X2, giving the protein MAARVGLLLRALPLLLWGGLDAQLAERGGQELRREAEAFLEKYGYLKDQVPQDLTSTRFSNALREFQWVSQLPISGMLDTATLRQMTRPRCGVADTDSQAAWTERISALFAGRLARMRRKKRFAKQGSKWYKQHLSYRLVNWPQHLPEPAVRGAVRAAFQLWSNVSALEFWEAPATVPADIRLTFFQGDHNDGLGNAFDGPGGALAHAFLPRRGEAHFDRDERWSLSRRRGRNLFVVLAHEIGHTLGLAHSPAPRALMAPYYKRLGRDALLSWDDVLAVQDLYDGQQRLYIFQGSHFWEVTPNGNVSEPHPLQERWAGLPPHIEAAAVSLDDGDFYFFKGSRCWRFRGPKPVWGSPQLCRAGGLPRHPDAALFFPPLGRLILFKGARYYVLARGGLQVEPYYPRGLQDWDGVPEEVSGALPRPDGSIIFFRDDRYWRLDQTKLQVTDSGRWATELPWMGCWHANSGGALF; this is encoded by the exons gcATTCCTGGAGAAGTACGGATATCTCAAGGACCAGGTCCCCCAAGACCTCACCTCGACAAGATTCAGCAATGCCCTCAG AGAGTTCCAGTGGGTGTCCCAGCTGCCCATCAGTGGCATGCTGGATACTGCCACCTTGCGCCAGATGACACGGCCCCGCTGTGGGGTTGCAGACACAGACAGTCAGGCGGCCTGGACGGAGAGGATCAGTGCCTTGTTTGCTGGACGCCTGGCCAGAATGAGGCGGAAGAAACGCTTTGCAAAGCAAG GCAGCAAGTGGTACAAGCAGCACCTCTCCTACCGCCTGGTGAACTGGCCACAGCACCTACCCGAGCCAGCAGTTCGCGGGGCTGTTCGAGCTGCCTTCCAGCTGTGGAGCAATGTCTCGGCGCTGGAGTTCTGGGAGGCCCCAGCCACAGTCCCCGCTGACATCCGCCTCACCTTCTTCCAAGGGGACCACAACGACGGACTGGGCAACGCCTTTGATGGCCCAG GGGGCGCCCTGGCGCACGCCTTCCTGCCCCGGCGTGGCGAAGCGCACTTCGACCGCGACGAGCGCTGGTCCCTGAGCCGCCGCCGCGGGCGCAACCTGTTCGTGGTGCTGGCGCACGAGATCGGCCACACGCTCGGCCTGGCCCACTCGCCCGCGCCGCGCGCGCTCATGGCGCCCTACTACAAGAGGCTGGGCCGCGACGCGCTGCTCAGCTGGGACGACGTGCTAGCGGTGCAGGACCTGTATG ATGGGCAACAGCGACTGTACATTTTTCAAGGAAGCCACTTCTGGGAGGTGACACCGAATGGCAATGTCTCTGAGCCACATCCACTacaggagaggtgggcagggctgccCCCCCACATTGAGGCTGCTGCAGTGTCACTGGATGATGGGGACTTCTACTTCTTCAAAG GGAGCCGATGCTGGAGGTTCCGGGGCCCTAAGCCAGTGTGGGGTTCACCACAGCTGTGCCGGGCAGGAGGCCTGCCCCGCCACCCAGATGCggccctcttcttccctcctctgggtCGATTGATACTCTTCAAGGGTGCCCGCTACTACGTGCTGGCCCGAGGTGGACTGCAGGTGGAGCCCTACTACCCCCGAGGCCTGCAGGACTGGGACGGTGTCCCTGAGGAGGTCAGTGGCGCCCTGCCCCGGCCCGACGGTTCTATCATCTTCTTCAGAGATGACCGCTACTGGCGCCTTGACCAGACCAAACTGCAGGTGACGGACTCGGGCCGCTGGGCCACAGAGCTGCCCTGGATGGGCTGCTGGCACGCCAACTCGGGGGGTGCCCTATTTTGA
- the CE1H17orf50 gene encoding uncharacterized protein C17orf50 homolog, whose protein sequence is MDKHGVKTPLWKKELVEPQAREAAAAEEEEEGLEEEEDDDEDEEERPREQTAAEGEAQGREAEGGEGRELGSVSYCPLRQESSTQQVALLRRADSGFWGWLSPFVLLGGLAAPADRKRSLPEPPCVLETRCRPPRAGGCARCEILFCKKCRNLHSHPAYVAHCLLEHPDLREVRASGGAGAAGGP, encoded by the exons GAGTGAAGACTCCCTTGTGGAAGAAGGAACTGGTAGAGCCGCAGGCCAGAGAGGCTGCGGCggcggaggaagaggaggaggggttggaggaagaggaggacgacGACGAGGACGAGGAGGAGAGGCCGCGGGAGCAGACGGCGGCCGAGGGCGAGGCGCAGGGCCGGGAGGCGGAGGGCGGCGAGGGTCGCGAGCTGGGCTCCGTGTCCTACTGCCCGCTGCGCCAGGAGTCCAGCACCCAGCAGGTGGCGCTGCTGCGGCGCGCGGACAGCGGCTTCTGGGGCTGGCTCAGCCCCTTCGTGCTGCTCGGCGGCCTGGCGGCTCCCGCGGACAG GAAGCGGAGCCTCCCGGAGCCGCCGTGCGTGCTGGAGACGCGGTGCCGGCCGCCGCGCGCCGGGGGCTGTGCGCGCTGCGAGATCCTTTTCTGCAAGAAGTGCAGGAACCTGCACAGCCACCCGGCCTACGTGGCGCACTGCCTTCTGGAACACCCGGATCTGCGTGAGGTGCGGGCTTCGGGGGGCGCGGGGGCCGCCGGGGGCCCCTGA
- the MMP28 gene encoding matrix metalloproteinase-28 isoform X1, giving the protein MAARVGLLLRALPLLLWGGLDAQLAERGGQELRREAEAFLEKYGYLKDQVPQDLTSTRFSNALREFQWVSQLPISGMLDTATLRQMTRPRCGVADTDSQAAWTERISALFAGRLARMRRKKRFAKQGSKWYKQHLSYRLVNWPQHLPEPAVRGAVRAAFQLWSNVSALEFWEAPATVPADIRLTFFQGDHNDGLGNAFDGPGGALAHAFLPRRGEAHFDRDERWSLSRRRGRNLFVVLAHEIGHTLGLAHSPAPRALMAPYYKRLGRDALLSWDDVLAVQDLYGKPQGGSVAIQLPGKLFTDFEAWDPHRTQGRHPEIQGPKYCHASFDAITVDGQQRLYIFQGSHFWEVTPNGNVSEPHPLQERWAGLPPHIEAAAVSLDDGDFYFFKGSRCWRFRGPKPVWGSPQLCRAGGLPRHPDAALFFPPLGRLILFKGARYYVLARGGLQVEPYYPRGLQDWDGVPEEVSGALPRPDGSIIFFRDDRYWRLDQTKLQVTDSGRWATELPWMGCWHANSGGALF; this is encoded by the exons gcATTCCTGGAGAAGTACGGATATCTCAAGGACCAGGTCCCCCAAGACCTCACCTCGACAAGATTCAGCAATGCCCTCAG AGAGTTCCAGTGGGTGTCCCAGCTGCCCATCAGTGGCATGCTGGATACTGCCACCTTGCGCCAGATGACACGGCCCCGCTGTGGGGTTGCAGACACAGACAGTCAGGCGGCCTGGACGGAGAGGATCAGTGCCTTGTTTGCTGGACGCCTGGCCAGAATGAGGCGGAAGAAACGCTTTGCAAAGCAAG GCAGCAAGTGGTACAAGCAGCACCTCTCCTACCGCCTGGTGAACTGGCCACAGCACCTACCCGAGCCAGCAGTTCGCGGGGCTGTTCGAGCTGCCTTCCAGCTGTGGAGCAATGTCTCGGCGCTGGAGTTCTGGGAGGCCCCAGCCACAGTCCCCGCTGACATCCGCCTCACCTTCTTCCAAGGGGACCACAACGACGGACTGGGCAACGCCTTTGATGGCCCAG GGGGCGCCCTGGCGCACGCCTTCCTGCCCCGGCGTGGCGAAGCGCACTTCGACCGCGACGAGCGCTGGTCCCTGAGCCGCCGCCGCGGGCGCAACCTGTTCGTGGTGCTGGCGCACGAGATCGGCCACACGCTCGGCCTGGCCCACTCGCCCGCGCCGCGCGCGCTCATGGCGCCCTACTACAAGAGGCTGGGCCGCGACGCGCTGCTCAGCTGGGACGACGTGCTAGCGGTGCAGGACCTGTATG GGAAGCCCCAGGGGGGCTCAGTGGCCATCCAGCTCCCAGGAAAGCTGTTCACTGACTTCGAGGCCTGGGACCCCCACAGAACACAGGGAAGGCACCCTGAAATTCAGGGTCCTAAATATTGCCATGCTTCCTTCGATGCCATCACTGTAG ATGGGCAACAGCGACTGTACATTTTTCAAGGAAGCCACTTCTGGGAGGTGACACCGAATGGCAATGTCTCTGAGCCACATCCACTacaggagaggtgggcagggctgccCCCCCACATTGAGGCTGCTGCAGTGTCACTGGATGATGGGGACTTCTACTTCTTCAAAG GGAGCCGATGCTGGAGGTTCCGGGGCCCTAAGCCAGTGTGGGGTTCACCACAGCTGTGCCGGGCAGGAGGCCTGCCCCGCCACCCAGATGCggccctcttcttccctcctctgggtCGATTGATACTCTTCAAGGGTGCCCGCTACTACGTGCTGGCCCGAGGTGGACTGCAGGTGGAGCCCTACTACCCCCGAGGCCTGCAGGACTGGGACGGTGTCCCTGAGGAGGTCAGTGGCGCCCTGCCCCGGCCCGACGGTTCTATCATCTTCTTCAGAGATGACCGCTACTGGCGCCTTGACCAGACCAAACTGCAGGTGACGGACTCGGGCCGCTGGGCCACAGAGCTGCCCTGGATGGGCTGCTGGCACGCCAACTCGGGGGGTGCCCTATTTTGA